The Colletotrichum higginsianum IMI 349063 chromosome 2, whole genome shotgun sequence genome has a segment encoding these proteins:
- a CDS encoding BZIP-type transcription factor, translating into MSQKIFRIFNPGGPKENPADKRRAQLRNAQRSYRDRKDKYTKALEQEISKMRANEAELAARCEQLSDTVRALANMLAQHGLSIPPSIQINSKSNTIEKKRTKGHFLENGLSAAQPSALDTIRLASDTARTRCTQTPPAEDDLPYQTWDMSSGHEPRIQSHPRLTENGCPSSRSWSRTTEGPVGSHNSAGRMSELDPILAGMEFVLTVERPCLEHIGGNPSEPGEPTGHALTTSAQLLFAHCNSPKEDPLTLPYWNAPADLLRRLLNLSADLGLEGEITPTQAWDYIRNQPQFGGIEVQRLQDLAEKLRSSVKCHGFGAVINTQTFQGLVFEVLMCARDF; encoded by the exons ATGAGCCAAAAAATCTTCCGCATTTTCAATCCAGGAG GGCCAAAAGAGAACCCAGCCGACAAGCGTCGAGCTCAACTAAGAAATGCTCAAAG ATCCTACCGTGATCGGAAGGACAAATACACCAAAGCCTTGGAACAGGAAATCTCTAAGATGAGGGCCAACGAAGCAGAGCTTGCGGCTAGGTGCGAGCAGCTCTCCGACACGGTCCGGGCGCTTGCAAATATGCTTGCGCAACATGGACTTTCTATACCTCCCAGTATTCAGATCAATTCAAAAAGCAACACTATCGAAAAGAAGAGAACTAAGGGTCATTTCCTGGAAAATGGCCTCTCGGCTGCGCAACCATCGGCTCTGGACACCATCAGGTTAGCCTCTGATACTGCTAGGACAAGATGCACTCAAACACCACCAGCGGAAGACGACTTGCCGTATCAAACTTGGGACATGAGTAGCGGCCACGAACCAAGGATCCAATCGCATCCACGTTTGACGGAGAACGGTTGTCCTTCCAGCAGATCTTGGTCTAGAACCACCGAAGGTCCTGTGGGGTCTCATAACTCTGCTGGAAGGATGTCCGAGCTTGATCCAATACTAGCTGGCATGGAATTCGTTCTAAC AGTTGAACGCCCCTGTTTGGAACACATCGGGGGCAACCCAAGCGAACCTGGCGAGCCCACAGGTCATgccttgacgacctcggcgcaGCTCCTTTTCGCACACTGCAACTCGCCAAAAGAAGATCCTTTGACCCTACCTTATTGGAACGCACCGGCTGACTTACTTCGCCGTTTACTCAACCTCTCAGCCGACCTGGGCTTGGAAGGCGAAATCACGCCAACGCAAGCATGGGACTACATCCGAAACCAACCCCAATTCGGTGGTATTGAAGTGCAGAGACTTCAGGACCTTGCAGAGAAGCTGAGGTCGTCAGTAAAGTGTCACGG GTTTGGAGCAGTAATTAACACGCAAACCTTCCAGGGCTTGGTGTTTGAGGTTTTGATGTGTGCACGGGATTTCTAA
- a CDS encoding 3-carboxymuconate cyclase, whose protein sequence is MHLCSALLAYLVTIHVSAAAFPARCKSTTQFGKAIYTITNENANAVVAVPISRTGMLSKGTSIMTGGMGSNFIDGITNKPAAPDALASQSALTVAGNNLFAVNAGSNTITMFEIDQSNPTKLTMVGQPIAVPGQFPNTVAASQKNGIVCVGSSGAVSGISCAKFSANGVAAMDTLRSIELNQTTPPAGPTNTISHAFFSNDEKTLFVTVKGDPEKKKTGFIAAYQVESGSGSPLVCEQGVRSSPNGTAVLFGSSTIPNTTDLFTTDASFGAAVLSIEASTNAATVKGMAAVDGQKATCWVAVSPATNTAFVTDVGTNRLVEMSVTDASIKSVIDLGANNDPGLIDLKASGKFIYALSPGNGTTQPAITVVNAVSKKQVQHFPLEQLGVGKNAQGMALLV, encoded by the exons ATGCATCTTTGTTCAGCGTTGTTGGCGTACCTGGTCACGATCCATGTCTCAGCTGCGGCATTTCCAGCTCGATGCAAGTCTACAACCCAATTTGGGAAGGCGATATACACCATCACAAACGAAAATGCCAAcgctgttgttgctgtaCCTATTTCACGTACTGGAATGCTATCCAAGGGAACTTCGATAATGACCGGTGGCATGGGTTCGAACTTCATCGACGGCATCACCAATAAGCCAGCGGCACCGGATGCTCTGGCCTCCCAGTCGGCCCTGACTGTTGCAGGCAAC AACTTATTCGCCGTCAACGCGGGGTCTAACACCATCACCATGTTTGAGATCGATCAGTCCAATCCTACCAAACTGACCATGGTTGGTCAGCCTATTGCAGTTCCTGGTCAATTTCCCAATACAGTCGCCGCCTCGCAAAAGAACGGAATCGTCTGCGTAGGATCCTCCGGTGCCGTTTCAGGCATCTCGTGTGCCAAATTCTCTGCCAATGGCGTCGCTGCCATGGACACGCTTCGTTCAATTGAGTTGAACCAGACCACTCCGCCAGCTGGGCCAACCAACACCATATCCCATGCGTTTTTCTCTAATGACGAAAAAACCCTGTTCGTAACGGTCAAAGGGGACccagaaaagaagaaaacaggATTCATTGCCGCTTACCAGGTTGAATCCGGCAGTGGTAGCCCACTCGTCTGTGAGCAAGGCGTGCGATCATCACCAAACGGCACTGCCGTACTCTTCGGCTCGTCCACCATACCCAACACCACCGATCTGTTCACCACGGATGCGTCATTCGGCGCCGCTGTACTATCAATTGAAGCAAGCACAAACGCGGCCACTGTCAAGGGGATGGCGGCTGTTGATGGCCAGAAAGCAACTTGCTGGGTTGCAGTTTCCCCAGCAACTAACACCGCCTTTGTCACTGATGTAGGGACAAACAGATTGGTGGAGATGTCGGTGACTGATGCAAGTATCAAGAGTGTTATAGATCTCGGCGCGAACAATGACCCAGGCCTCATTGATCTAAAAGCTTCCGGGAAGTTTATCTATGCACTCAGCCCTGGAAACGGCACAACTCAGCCGGCAATAACAGTGGTTAATGCGGTGAGCAAAAAGCAGGTTCAGCATTTCCCACTCGAACAGCTCGGGGTTGGAAAAAATGCTCAAGGGATGGCGTTGCTGGTGTGA
- a CDS encoding Fungal specific transcription factor domain-containing protein produces the protein MFRDYSNGLASIYLVRAVCLVACKTRQAAPSLRLYDDGPNLSQARFAASLLAGLDAAMKADLEPDRVTKIQILALMHLHNDGPGGVDRSSSYLAQAICEAWSISLHVKVPVNADQEQCDLLWWALRNFDRLNKPVMGAAPFIIDDTDIGIDRTNPHQGSCYKSQLMAVSLRLGDLTTAATKVYKASSKATVDDNTDFPTFAELTSDVALDRFNKSHRSYLQLWYHIAAMLSCRYSGPGSVQYARRLTSADCVLGIITQEGPDGLPPLPLVPYAMSMSTTVIYRALRDGERLPEAAYKDLEECSHNLDVLSQLWTSAKGVAKLVRKLRRYTIPDTLSRRPSESNAANRTRRRSGPDSREQRPSACGTPMSGAHRRDQGFGGLQPPALPMSGSALDRDVLEREGSQDNEVPLRSQHDEIWMDTHTPPYLEIDRAFYDFFDYGMPSIFRDPATLDFLQGDGYQGTLPS, from the exons ATGTTTCGGGACTACAGCAACGGACTGGCCTCCATCTATCTCGTGCGCGCAGTGTGTCTGGTTGCATGCAAGACAAGGCAAGCGGCGCCGTCTCTGCGGCTGTACGACGACGGGCCGAACCTGAGCCAGGCTAGATTCGCGGCAAGTctgctggccggcctcgacgcagCCATGAAGGCGGATCTCGAGCCGGATCGCGTCACCAAAATCCAGATCCTGGCCCTGATGCACCTGCACAACGACGGCCCCGGCGGGGTGGACCGCTCGTCAAGCTACCTCGCGCAGGCCATATGCGAGGCCTGGTCCATCTCGCTCCATGTCAAAGTCCCGGTCAACGCGGACCAGGAGCAATGCGACCTGCTCTGGTGGGCCCTGCGGAACTTTGACCGACTCAACAAGCCGGTCATGGGCGCCGCGCCTttcatcatcgacgacacCGATATTGGAATCGACCGCACGAATCCGCACCAGGGCAGTTGCTACAAGTCACAGCTCATGGCCGTGTCCCTCCGCCTGGGGGAtttgacgacggcggcgaccaagGTCTACAAAGCCAGCTCCAAGGCCACTgtcgacgacaacaccgATTTCCCGACCTTTGCAGAACTCACCTCCGACGTTGCCCTGGACCGTTTCAACAAGTCACACAGAT CGTATCTCCAATTATGGTATCACATTGCCGCCATGCTCTCCTGCCGATACAGTGGGCCGGGGAGCGTGCAGTACGCGAGACGTCTGACTTCCGCAGACTGCGTACTCGGGATCATTACTCAAGAAGGACCCGACGGCTTGCCGCCGCTCCCGCTAGTTCCATATGCCATGTCCATGTCTACCACTGTTATCTACCGGGCCTTGCGGGACGGGGAGCGGCTACCTGAAGCGGCGTACAAAGATCTCGAAGAATGTTCTCACAACCTGGACGTCTTGAGTCAACTATGGACTAGTGCAAAGGGCGTCGCAAAGCTTGTCAGAAAGCTGCGTCGATACACGATCCCAGACACGCTTAGCAGGCGCCCTTCCGAGTCCAATGCTGCCAACCGGACCCGCAGGAGATCCGGGCCAGACTCGAGGGAACAGAGACCAAGCGCGTGCGGTACACCAATGTCCGGAGCTCATCGCCGAGATCAGGGGTTCGGCGGCTTGCAACCGCCGGCTCTCCCTATGTCTGGTTCAGCTCTGGATCGGGACGTCCTAGAGAGGGAAGGCAGTCAAGATAACGAAGTTCCGCTGCGAAGCCAACACGACGAGATTTGGATGGACACTCACACACCACCATACTTGGAGATCGACAGGGCATTCTATGATTTCTTTGATTATGGGATGCCGAGCATCTTCCGTGACCCGGCCACATTGGACTTTCTGCAAGGAGACGGCTACCAGGGGACTTTGCCATCATAA
- a CDS encoding Histidine permease encodes MSASHEDKLAGNELQNAVTRSDSGRNEKGVTGTASNPNADSESVLVDRDNADQLKRHLTNRHIQLIAIGGSIGTALFISIGTGLERGGPASLLIGYTLHSIMVGLVNNGMAEMCTYMPVTGSFIRMAGKWVDESFGFMAGWNFFLYEAFLIPFEISALNLVLTFWRDDIPAAAVCVGCIVLYGLLNVVAVKYFGEAEFWLASGKLLLIAIAFCFTFITMVGGNPQRDAYGFRTWQNPGAFATYIGTGDLGRFQGLLASIFSAGFTVVGPEYISMVAGEAMRPRIYLKQGFKTVYWRFGVFFIGSAIAIGIIIPYNDPKLENAGAGTAEGSPYVIAMQNMGISVLPHVINALLCTSIFSAGNAYTYCAMRCLYGLALDGQAPGIFKKCLKNGIPIYAFAVTMLFPLLSFLQVSNNTAQVVTWLQSLTQAAQLLNYVVISIVYVFFYRACKAQGLDRKSLPYYGYFQPYCAYIAIVWMTFMVTCFGYATFLPGRWDTLTFFSYYTMIFVGIITFSSWKLLKRTRFIPAAEADLVWDKPIIDAYEAQFTEPPTRFRDDIRKILGWKKTREEAMD; translated from the coding sequence ATGTCGGCATCCCATGAGGATAAGCTGGCAGGCAACGAGCTTCAGAATGCCGTCACGCgcagcgacagcggcagAAACGAGAAGGGCGTCACTGGCACCGCTTCCAACCCCAACGCCGACAGCGAAAGCGTGCTTGTTGACCGCGACAATGCCGACCAGCTCAAACGTCACTTGACCAACCGTCACATCCAactcatcgccatcggcggctcTATTGGCACGGCTCTCTTCATCAGCATCGGCACCGGTCTCGAACGCGGCGGCCCGGCCAGTCTGTTGATCGGTTACACGCTCCACTCCATCATGGTCGGTCTTGTCAATAACGGAATGGCCGAGATGTGCACCTACATGCCCGTCACCGGCTCCTTTATCCGCATGGCTGGCAAGTGGGTGGACGAGTCGTTTGGCTTCATGGCCGGATGGAACTTCTTCCTGTACGAAGCCTTCCTCATTCCGTTCGAGATCTCTGCCCTGAACCTGGTCCTCACCTTCTGGCGCGATGACatccctgccgccgccgtgtgcGTGGGATGCATCGTGCTGTATGGCCTGCTCaatgtcgtcgccgtcaagtACTTTGGTGAGGCCGAGTTCTGGTTGGCCAGCGGAAAGCTGCTgctcatcgccatcgccttctGCTTCACCTTTATCACCATGGTCGGCGGTAACCCGCAGCGCGATGCGTACGGCTTCCGTACCTGGCAGAACCCGGGTGCATTTGCAACATACATCGGCACCGGTGATCTCGGACGCTTTCAGGGTCTGCTCGCTTCCATCTTTTCCGCCGGCTTCACTGTCGTTGGGCCCGAGTACATATCCATGGTTGCCGGCGAAGCCATGCGTCCCCGCATCTATCTGAAGCAAGGCTTCAAGACTGTCTACTGGCGATTTGGTGTCTTCTTCATCGGCAGCGCCATTGCCATTGGAATCATCATCCCGTACAATGACCCAAAACTAGAgaacgccggcgccgggacGGCAGAGGGCTCGCCGTACGTTATCGCCATGCAGAACATGGGCATAAGCGTACTGCCCCACGTCATCAACGCTCTGCTCTGCACCAGTATCTTCTCGGCCGGCAATGCCTACACTTATTGCGCCATGCGCTGCTTATATggccttgccctcgacggccaagCCCCGGGCATCTTTAAAAAATGCTTGAAGAATGGCATTCCCATCTACGCCTTCGCCGTCACGATGCTATTCCCCCTGTTATCCTTCCTGCAGGTTTCCAACAACACTGCACAGGTCGTCACGTGGCTCCAGAGTTTGACTCAAGCTGCGCAGCTACTGAACTACGTCGTCATCTCGATCGTATACGTCTTCTTTTACAGAGCCTGCAAGGCCCAGGGGCTGGATCGTAAGAGTCTGCCCTACTACGGATACTTTCAGCCATACTGCGCATACATTGCAATCGTCTGGATGACTTTTATGGTCACCTGTTTCGGCTACGCGACCTTTCTCCCTGGCCGCTGGGACACCCTGACCTTCTTTTCCTACTACACCATGATTTTTGTCGGCATTATCACATTTTCTTCATGGAAACTCCTCAAGAGAACTCGCTTCATCCCCGCCGCAGAAGCCGATCTCGTATGGGACAAGCCCATTATCGATGCTTACGAGGCTCAGTTTACTGAACCACCGACTCGGTTCCGTGACGATATACGAAAGATTCTTGGGTGGAAAAAAACCAGAGAGGAGGCCATGGACTAA
- a CDS encoding NAD dependent epimerase/dehydratase, whose amino-acid sequence MLTRAGCAGFVHLAVDNGFSPDPTVVVDGFVVLTLRALEAAASEPGLRRFVLTSSYITVCHYHMNGAYDVTQASWNDEYVVVYPDGADGRREETQDGQRGAEEGRAVSPGTYALTAATFTPGHVSLLYASTVSRESFLEEWPSETFIVDAGEQRPAWAVFAELRPPRLMEMRFLLNTGELLLRPSHWRIDRARCLLLMDRFFDIMASEQTASPANPGNPGRELLVLSEEDTAMLISACKTAGINVTAALHAAVILQMREMAPSEIRSNNFMKVLMCDMRSYLLEPCVEALPPLPCASFIAFLSRFFEFRHNTSAYAVIICSMLARRAGIFSHCVLPLLRSDRYWTWAPLQQRYPRSYQPY is encoded by the exons ATGCTGACCCGCGCAGGATGCGCCGGCTTCGTCCACTTGGCCGTAGACAACGGCTTCTCCCCCGACCCCACCGTCGTCGTAGACGGCTTCGTCGTGCTCACCCTCCGCGctctcgaggccgcggccTCCGAGCCCGGCCTGCGTCGCTTCGTCCTGACGTCGTCCTACATCACGGTGTGCCATTACCACATGAACGGGGCCTACGACGTCACGCAGGCCAGCTGGAACGACGAGTACGTCGTGGTCTATCCCGACGGAGCTGATGGGCGCCGGGAGGAGACCCAGGACGGCCAACGCGGCGCTGAGGAGGGTAGAGCCGTTAGTCCTGGCACCT ACGCGCTGACGGCAGCGACATTTACACCCGGTCATGTGTCTCTGTTGTACGCTTCAACCGTAAGCCGAGAGTCTTTTCTGGAAGAATGGCCGTCCGAGACCTTCATTGTCGACGCGGGCGAGCAAAGACCGGCCTGGGCGGTGTTCGCCGAGCTCCGGCCGCCACGTCTCATGGAGATGCGGTTCCTCCTCAACACGGGCGAGCTGCTTCTGCGGCCGTCCCACTGGCGCATCGATAGGGCCAGGTGCTTGCTGCTGATGGACCGTTTCTTCGACATTATGGCGTCCGAACAGACGGCCAGCCCGGC GAACCCCGGGAACCCCGGCCGCGAGCTTCTCGTCTTGAGCGAAGAAGACACAGCTATGCTCATTTCAGCATGCAAGACCGCCGGCATCAACGTCACGGCGGCTCTCCACGCGGCCGTTATTCTTCAGATGCGGGAGATGGCCCCGTCGGAAATAAGGAGTAACAACTTCATGAAGGTTCTCATGTGTGATATGCGCTCCTACTTGCTCGAGCCGTGCGTGGAAGCCCTTCCACCCTTGCCATGCGCATCTTTTATAGCATTTCTTAGCAGATTCTTCGAGTTCAGACATAACACAAGTGCCTACGCGGTGATTATCTGCTCCATGCTCGCTCGCAGAGCGGGAATTTTCAG TCACTGCGTCCTGCCTCTGTTGCGTTCAGACAGATACTGGACATGGGCGCCGCTTCAACAGAG ATACCCTCGGTCGTATCAGCCGTATTGA
- a CDS encoding Quinate permease, protein MGTSILQKIVKNDAMKQDPPEIYGWRAYALACSACFGGLIFGIDTGVIGGVLRMEEFQELYNLTDMSRVDRANLSANIVSTLQAGCFVGALLAAQAADRYGRRPVLIWAAGGISVIGVVLQAAASGHLAAMYVGRFISGFGTGFASMVNPLYVAENAPRAIRGGLTGIYQLFIVFGIFLSYWINFACQQHVRGTARYMVPLVIQGIPPLLLMISMFLCNESPRHLAKQDKWEEALNVLSGIRALPPDHPYVAAEFAEIRAAIEEENAILNGATWMSLQREMWLVPSNRKRAIISILLMFFQQMTGTNAINYYAPQIFASLGVRGTQNELFATGIYGLVKLIAVAVFLVFVADSLGRRKSLLWTGIGQGSTMLYIGIFIAVARPQDSEDAQVTAAGYIALICVFLFACMFQFGWGPCCWIYVSEIATTRLRATNVSFAAATQWLFNFVISKSVPPMLETLGTGGYGTYIFFCVWCFSMTIFVWFFIPETKGLSLEGMNDLFGFKDDVQQKHADIESSSVNMEKSNGNVTQLEDTVSPPAKS, encoded by the exons ATGGGCACCTCCATTCTACAAAAGATCGTCAAGAACGATGCGATGAAACAGGACCCCCCCGAGATCTACGGATGGAGGGCTTATGCTCTCGCGTGTTCTGCCTGCTTTGGTGGCCTCATCTTCGGTATCGACACCGGTGTCATTGGCGGTGTCCTCCGTATGGAGGAGTTTCAAGA GCTCTACAATCTCACAGACATGTCCCGCGTCGACCGTGCCAACCTCAGTGCCAACATTGTCTCTACTCTGCAAGCTGGTTGCTTCGTTGGTGCTCTCCTTGCAGCACAAGCTGCCGATAGATACGGCCGTCGTCCTGTCCTCATTTGGGCCGCTGGTGGTATCTCCGTAATCGGCGTTGTTCTTCAGGCTGCTGCTTCTGGTCACTTGGCGGCTATGTATGTCGGCAG ATTCATTTCCGGATTCGGTACTGGCTTCGCTTCTATGGTCAACCCCCTATACGTCGCCGAAAACGCCCCTCGAGCTATCCGCGGTGGTCTTACTGGCATCTACCAACTGTTCATCGTCTTTGGCATTTTCCTGAGCTACTGGATCAATTTCGCCTGTCAACAGCACGTCAGAGGCACCGCTCGCTACATGGTTCCTCTCGTCATTCAGGGCATCCCTCCACTTCTACTCATGATCTCCATGTTTCTCTGCAACGAGTCACCTCGCCACCTCGCCAAGCAGGACAAGTGGGAGGAGGCTCTCAACGTCCTTTCCGGCATCCGTGCTTTGCCTCCTGACCATCCTTACGTGGCTGCCGAGTTCGCCGAGATCAGGGCTGCCATCGAAGAGGAAAACGCCATTCTTAACGGTGCCACCTGGATGAGCTTGCAAAGAGAGATGTGGCTCGTCCCTTCCAACCGCAAGCGGGCAATCATTTCTATTTTGCTCATGTTTTTCCAGCAAATGACTG GTACCAACGCTATCAACTACTATGCGCCTCAAATCTTTGCCAGTCTTGGAGTCCGAGGCACCCAGAACGAGCTCTTTGCTACCGGTATTTACGGACTAGTGAAGCTCATCGCagtcgccgtcttcctcgttTTTGTCGCCGACTCCCTTGGTCGCCGCAAATCCCTTCTTTGGACAGGCATAGGCCAGGGTTCGACCATGCTTTACATTGGCATCTTCATCGCAGTGGCGAGGCCTCAAGATTCGGAAGATGCCCAGGTGACTGCCGCCGGCTACATTGCCCTCATTTGCGTTTTCCTATTCGCCTGCATGTTCCAGTTTGGCTGGGGACCTTGCTGTTGGATCTATGTTTCCGAGATTGCCACCACTCGTCTGCGTGCCACCAACGTCTCCTTCGCCGCTGCGACGCAATGGCTATTCAACTTCGTCATCTCCAAGTCTGTCCCTCCGATGCTGGAGACTCTGGGTACAGGCGGCTACGGTACCTACATCTTCTTCTGCGTCTGGTGTTTTTCCATGACCATCTTCGTCTGGTTCTTCATCCCCGAGACCAAAGGACTTTCGTTGGAAGGCATGAACGACCTTTTTGGTTTCAAGGACGATGTTCAACAGAAGCATGCCGACATTGAGAGCTCGTCGGTGAACATGGAGAAGTCAAACGGCAACGTCACTCAGCTCGAGGACACAGTCAGCCCCCCAGCCAAGTCCTAG
- a CDS encoding Cytochrome P450 76C3, with protein sequence MQQPGYFAEDVLPLLASLPTWPQPSRKGATRDAEWILWVKMRMWNRLKAQFTGIIESDFKEQGLEEEDLAWIAGGLVDAGSATSTANFHNIVLYLAACPDVQATAAKEIAAVVGDDRAPAMSDVSPLPYVWACIEVLHRNTMPPWAIRHFTDADVTHKGFVSPKCPAVVCDTVALQFDEERYPDSFAFRPERYLGHTEFAGDYAAMADAQPRDHWTFGAGWRVCPGTRPAKSNLALMLANILWAFEIRPPTGAEKGGKGSAIDLSDDAFDMYPLRQARPFKAGFCLRLMLQEGLTVEAAF encoded by the exons ATGCAGCAGCCGGGCTACTTCGCCGAGGACGTGCTCCCCCTTTTGGCCAGCCTGCCGACCTGGCCGCAGCCGTCGCGCAAGGGCGCGACGCGCGACGCAGAATGGATCCTCTGGGTCAAAATGCGCATGTGGAACCGCCTCAAGGCGCAATTCACCGGC ATAATCGAGTCCGACTTCAAAGAGCAggggctcgaggaggaggacctgGCTTGGATCGCGGGCGgactcgtcgacgccggctcGGCCACGTCCACCGCCAACTTCCACAACATCGTCCTCTACCTCGCCGCCTGCCCAGACGTCCAGGCCACCGCGGCGAAGGAGatcgctgccgtcgtcggggatGACCGCGCCCCGGCCATGTCTGACGTATCGCCTCTCCCCTATGTTTGGGCATGCATCGAGGTCCTGCACCGCAACACGATGCCGCCGTGGGCGATCCGCCActtcaccgacgccgacgtgACGCACAAGGGCTTCGTTAGCCCCAAGTGCCCCGCCGTGGTGTGTGACACGGTGGCGCTGCAATTCGACGAGGAGCGGTATCCCGATTCGTTCGCGTTCCGGCCTGAGAGGTACCTCGGCCACACAGAGTTCGCCGGCGACTATGCAGCCATGGCCGACGCCCAGCCCCGGGACCACTGGACCTTTGGCGCTGGATGGAGGGTGTGTCCCGGCACGCGGCCCGCCAAGAGCAACTTGGCCCTGATGCTGGCCAACATCTTGTGGGCGTTCGAGAtccggccgccgacgggcgccgagaagggcggcaagggctCAGCTATAGACTTGTCAGATGACGCGTTCGACATGTATCCCCTGCGTCAGGCCAGGCCGTTCAAGGCGGGGTTCTGTCTGCGCTTGATGTTGCAAGAGGGCTTGACGGTTGAGGCTGCATTTTGA
- a CDS encoding putative Glutathione s-transferase, with protein MKPIKIYGYVAGPHPWKVVILLKELGVPYEIEFLTAEEMKVATYIDVCPNGRVPTIVDPNHDITLCDRCIRSGTIIEYLEDMDDQDDKLKYSTFPEKYHQKNWKDYQIAGHDLFLGQKAYFTMFHTDQDITSVYEQYGNMARWVLGVVERQLAKTGHPYVVGDMCTYADLMYIPFHFVLPDKLMRNVSDEFEQVSKGKFPQCYEWNTWIVGRESVQQALEEEYRAMDAAGWPR; from the exons ATGAAGCCCATCAAGATCTATGGGTACGTTGCT GGTCCACACCCGTGGAAGGTCGTCATCCTTCTCAAGGAACTCGGCGTCCCCTACGAGATTGAGTTTCTCACGGCGGAGGAGATGAAGGTCGCTACGTACATAGACGTCTGTCCCAATGGCAGAGTTCCGACAATAGTAGACCCAAACCACGACATCACGTTGTG CGATCGTTGCATTAGG TCCGGAACGATCATCGAGTACCTCGAAGACATGGACGATCAGGATGACAAGCTGAAGTACAGCACGTTTCCCGAGAAATACCACCAGAAGAACTGGAAAGATTATCAAATCGCTGGGCACGATCTGTTTTTGGGGCAAAAAGCTTATTTCACAATG TTTCACACCGACCAGGACATCACGTCCGTTTATGAGCAATATGGAAACATGGCGCGGTGGGTTCTCGGGGTCGTGGAGCGTCAGCTCGCCAAGACAGGGCATCCGTACGTGGTGGGCGACATGTGCACGTATGCCGACCTCATGTATATCCCTTTCCATTTTGTGCTTCCAGACAAACTCATGCGCAACGTCAGCGATGAATTTGAGCAGGTGTCGAAGGGAAAGTTCCCGCAATGCTACGAGTGGAATACGTGGATCGTAGGGCGCGAGAGCGTCCAGCAGGCACTGGAGGAGGAATATCGAGCGATGGACGCGGCAGGGTGGCCGCGCTGA